In Leptospira ellinghausenii, the following proteins share a genomic window:
- a CDS encoding NAD-dependent epimerase/dehydratase family protein — protein sequence MTKIILVTGGSGVLGKSLIQKLIPDYKIIAIGTNYANFPESIRHHKHFKFYERNLATIDDPKDFNLSESIDLILHLAAVVSGAKVDEFTYYQINVNATKHLVSYAVQNKIPHFGFVSSISVYGSKEINLNLQSERHGTTIYAKTKALAEDFIFQSGENYSVLRLASIYGKGTKSFVSKLKSLMKKGVYPKIPPVRKKSILHIEDATEAIYLWTKQCLAGKKPEKVYVFSHPEFVTIQGVIQTFQELGITKKRLLPIPVSGVWSKMVELVFRLMSWIRKKPYHGSPLQPLLESVAIYDESSWEKIGTFPKSDLRKGLLDYQ from the coding sequence ATGACTAAAATAATTCTTGTCACAGGTGGAAGTGGAGTCCTCGGCAAATCTTTGATACAAAAGTTAATCCCTGATTACAAAATCATAGCAATTGGAACAAACTACGCTAATTTTCCTGAATCCATACGGCATCATAAACATTTTAAGTTCTATGAAAGAAATTTAGCAACGATCGATGATCCAAAAGATTTTAATCTTTCAGAATCGATTGATCTCATCCTCCATTTAGCGGCTGTTGTATCAGGAGCAAAGGTAGACGAATTTACTTATTACCAGATTAATGTGAATGCTACAAAACACCTTGTCTCTTATGCAGTTCAAAATAAAATCCCTCACTTTGGATTTGTGAGTAGTATTTCTGTTTATGGATCCAAAGAGATCAATTTAAATCTACAGAGTGAAAGACATGGTACCACTATTTATGCAAAAACAAAAGCTTTGGCCGAAGATTTTATTTTCCAAAGTGGCGAGAACTATTCAGTACTGAGACTGGCAAGTATTTACGGAAAAGGTACCAAAAGTTTTGTCTCCAAACTCAAATCCCTGATGAAAAAAGGAGTGTATCCGAAAATCCCTCCCGTTCGTAAAAAATCAATTTTGCACATAGAGGATGCAACTGAGGCAATTTATCTTTGGACCAAACAATGTTTAGCTGGGAAAAAACCGGAGAAAGTTTATGTTTTTTCCCATCCGGAATTTGTGACAATCCAAGGAGTGATCCAAACTTTCCAAGAATTGGGCATTACAAAAAAACGATTATTACCCATTCCTGTTTCAGGTGTTTGGTCCAAAATGGTGGAACTTGTCTTTCGTTTGATGAGTTGGATCCGAAAAAAACCTTACCACGGTTCTCCCCTACAACCTCTTCTCGAATCTGTGGCAATTTATGATGAGAGTTCCTGGGAAAAGATTGGAACTTTTCCAAAATCAGATTTACGAAAAGGGTTACTTGACTATCAATAA
- a CDS encoding DUF445 domain-containing protein: MIPFTYGFVGWVTNWLALKMTFYPIQFIGFPPYLGWQGIIPRKAHKMASKSVDVITERLLNIKEVFLKVDPKKAEVVFLPALDSSIRYTIKEFSDSLDPKLWEIIPEIVKEEIYHKVRRESGITIRKVIKKLQADIDSLFDVKALVLKKLSGNNVGLVVELFQEVGAPEFRFIERSGFYFGFLLGLVQMVFMIFFPMAWTLPIQGVIVGYLTNYLALEMIFRPLLPKKILGLGTYQGLFLKRQNEVSRLYAKLVSEKILTPKNILSELIFGKASKEIIEIIRKEVSSHVDTVTFLAKPALYATGKINEFDSAKERIAVAMADNAIENAFHLESYLGESLQIETMMGDRMSALPPKEFESILRSAFQEDEMLLILVGAALGALVGWFQMVFII; the protein is encoded by the coding sequence ATGATCCCATTCACATATGGGTTTGTGGGTTGGGTGACCAATTGGTTGGCACTCAAAATGACATTTTACCCCATCCAATTCATTGGATTTCCTCCCTATTTGGGGTGGCAAGGGATCATACCCAGAAAAGCACACAAAATGGCCAGTAAGTCTGTGGATGTGATCACAGAACGCCTTCTCAACATCAAAGAAGTTTTCCTCAAAGTCGATCCGAAAAAAGCAGAGGTTGTTTTTTTACCAGCACTTGACTCAAGCATTCGTTATACGATAAAAGAATTTTCGGATAGTTTAGATCCAAAACTTTGGGAAATCATTCCTGAAATTGTCAAAGAAGAAATTTACCACAAAGTACGAAGGGAAAGTGGGATTACCATTCGAAAGGTCATTAAAAAACTCCAGGCAGACATTGATTCCTTATTTGATGTAAAAGCTTTGGTATTAAAAAAACTTTCTGGTAATAACGTAGGTTTGGTGGTGGAACTTTTCCAGGAAGTTGGTGCCCCAGAGTTTCGATTCATTGAACGATCTGGTTTTTATTTTGGCTTTTTACTTGGCCTTGTCCAAATGGTATTTATGATTTTTTTTCCTATGGCATGGACACTTCCCATCCAAGGAGTGATTGTCGGGTATCTAACAAATTACTTAGCACTTGAAATGATTTTTAGGCCTCTATTACCAAAAAAAATTTTGGGGCTTGGAACTTACCAAGGATTGTTTTTAAAACGACAAAATGAAGTGTCTAGGTTGTATGCAAAACTTGTAAGTGAAAAAATCCTTACACCTAAAAATATACTATCAGAACTTATTTTTGGAAAAGCTTCCAAGGAAATCATCGAAATCATACGCAAAGAAGTGAGCAGCCATGTGGATACAGTTACGTTTCTTGCAAAACCTGCTTTGTATGCGACTGGTAAAATCAATGAATTTGATTCTGCAAAAGAAAGGATAGCTGTGGCGATGGCTGATAATGCGATTGAAAATGCTTTCCATTTAGAATCGTATTTAGGGGAATCTTTGCAAATTGAAACAATGATGGGAGATCGAATGTCAGCTCTTCCCCCAAAAGAATTTGAGTCCATATTACGTTCAGCATTCCAAGAAGACGAAATGTTACTGATACTTGTGGGAGCAGCTCTTGGTGCTCTTGTTGGATGGTTTCAAATGGTATTTATAATATGA
- a CDS encoding Cna protein B-type domain protein → MRVRGLFTILVLISVVSVGCSRKKKSMPFWLLLGTGGAVSDNSGQTDLPPDSNGVPLPPSGGSIIVTDPDEVPSNGSEQEVPNHGPARVIGSIVPVVAGVPANVICGNPGAPALPNCVDLTLISVRIEVANGDVSTLVAAKFAEANGSFQFDLADLPNNNYRVLINTGYGLNYTYQDFSYVYNPTQTPFTLVNVGNLLAERMYYAQGPAQFTGVVTSPGFSGGGVTVPSGPVAGIVVNIIDSNGNTVGTGVTNANGQYVISISPLPNGNYTVVYVGDSVVVSGQPYATTQESVHFTFPGTNPNTVAVIDLGVTNLPWMAATESDLLLSGLIRNGALSNDQTSVFTIKLKNEQGAILQTVQITGNGNFSIEGFELTNGVYYLEVSNPTFYTVTQSFLFTAAPNGGSKSVTLNDPILIVAKPSLVVGYVKDANNDHVAGAVINVRPSANQAPSNIVYLKDDAILGNAIKLWILESLSAVAGTNCALNQAGSICSCAINPTASCLANVQGSGPWAYQTYANKVYEVNPTTKEVSFLGASGLWAYYISAPGFENYCGNHPTPCSSNPLQVSLNGATYNAGTISMTSIATRSQIAGSISVRDAAPNANTLHTTQSGLYVVMLGNTNDAGASLVHITTTNSGQFSFGGSSYVVTLPQVLPSPFTNDDAGKVTYALYQLGTGSATTLATTPSVARANDNTASVDIIDGTEYNFRQSSYQIIVVDRVAPSYQSSYLSSNSLRVDTSSVATNLYASNPVVYQLNGVVLHSPRATVTGVVTDAVSTSVVSGATITLGRLVGGNFTPDVKRDCSGGFDAPNCSVSSTRTAGNDQTVGSVSSQANGSYSFPFLSPGSYHLRVEKNGITTYFPVEVGTGGGTVVVNIPVITNDGRGNLSGSVRTPGGFAFLGTYSLEIVDPNGGTLRPSAGVQPASIATGSTIFSNASQYTIFNINAGRWKVRFVSAGYQTVEGIVDIQADVTTNFDIITFVPGSQTSGTVSGRALSALYNTGVCNLTARIRPGVNVKSGPYAIDANGVTIPSVKTSTDGSYAIPSVPPGNYTLEVSGAGKRGDCTSVQENYSTTYRTVVSAGSETPANQNILVTPILGDNEMRVVLSWGAKPRDLDSHMQYGNQANDRIVWNNKTPLGAGNGSLDYDITSGYGPETITVQGSIWNQPNRYYSVYNWSGEASMGISGATVRIFKGSVGEVRNYSIAPNYSNRWWKLFCIAQDKSVTDVGVGSCKATNFIERSMYQ, encoded by the coding sequence ATGCGCGTTCGAGGGTTGTTCACCATTCTCGTACTCATTTCTGTTGTATCCGTGGGTTGTTCTCGTAAGAAAAAATCCATGCCATTCTGGTTGTTGTTAGGTACCGGTGGTGCCGTTTCTGATAACAGTGGACAAACTGATCTCCCTCCCGATTCCAACGGTGTTCCCCTCCCTCCTTCTGGTGGTTCTATCATTGTAACAGATCCGGATGAAGTTCCGAGTAATGGTTCCGAACAAGAAGTTCCAAACCATGGACCAGCGCGTGTCATTGGTTCGATTGTTCCAGTGGTTGCAGGAGTTCCTGCTAATGTGATCTGCGGAAATCCTGGAGCACCAGCCCTTCCAAATTGTGTTGATCTCACTTTAATTTCTGTCCGCATCGAAGTAGCGAACGGGGATGTAAGCACACTAGTTGCCGCAAAGTTTGCAGAAGCAAATGGAAGTTTCCAATTTGACTTAGCTGATCTTCCTAATAACAATTATCGTGTTCTCATTAACACTGGTTATGGTTTAAATTATACCTACCAAGACTTTTCTTATGTGTATAACCCAACACAAACTCCATTTACCTTAGTGAATGTAGGCAATTTACTTGCAGAAAGAATGTATTATGCCCAAGGACCAGCTCAGTTCACAGGTGTTGTCACAAGCCCTGGATTTTCTGGTGGTGGGGTAACGGTTCCATCTGGACCTGTAGCAGGGATTGTGGTGAATATCATTGACTCCAATGGAAATACAGTCGGAACGGGAGTTACCAATGCCAATGGGCAATATGTGATTTCAATTAGTCCTCTCCCTAACGGAAATTATACGGTAGTTTATGTTGGAGATTCAGTTGTAGTGTCTGGCCAACCTTATGCAACCACACAAGAAAGTGTACATTTTACCTTTCCTGGTACCAATCCAAATACAGTGGCTGTCATTGATTTAGGAGTTACCAATTTACCTTGGATGGCAGCAACCGAAAGTGATCTTTTACTTTCTGGACTGATTCGTAACGGAGCATTGTCGAATGACCAAACTTCCGTATTTACCATCAAACTTAAAAATGAGCAAGGTGCTATTTTGCAAACAGTTCAAATCACAGGAAATGGAAATTTTTCCATCGAAGGATTTGAATTAACAAATGGGGTCTACTATTTAGAAGTATCTAACCCTACTTTTTACACAGTCACCCAATCCTTTCTTTTTACAGCGGCTCCCAATGGTGGATCAAAATCAGTCACTCTCAATGATCCAATCCTAATCGTTGCAAAACCATCCTTAGTGGTTGGGTATGTAAAAGATGCAAATAATGATCATGTTGCAGGTGCTGTGATTAACGTTCGACCATCAGCCAACCAAGCACCATCTAACATTGTCTATTTGAAAGATGATGCAATTTTAGGGAATGCAATCAAACTTTGGATTCTTGAATCCTTAAGTGCCGTGGCAGGAACAAATTGTGCATTAAATCAAGCGGGTTCTATTTGTTCCTGTGCTATCAATCCAACAGCTTCCTGTTTGGCAAATGTGCAAGGTAGTGGTCCATGGGCTTACCAAACATATGCAAACAAAGTATATGAAGTAAATCCAACCACCAAAGAAGTGTCCTTCCTTGGTGCTAGTGGACTTTGGGCATATTATATTTCTGCACCAGGATTTGAAAACTATTGTGGCAATCATCCGACTCCTTGTTCTTCCAATCCATTACAAGTCAGCCTAAATGGCGCAACTTACAATGCGGGAACCATTTCAATGACATCCATTGCTACACGTTCGCAAATTGCCGGGTCCATTTCGGTTCGGGATGCTGCACCTAACGCAAACACACTCCATACAACTCAATCTGGATTGTATGTTGTGATGTTAGGAAATACGAATGATGCGGGTGCATCACTTGTACACATCACGACAACAAACTCTGGCCAATTTAGTTTTGGTGGTAGTTCTTATGTTGTGACATTACCGCAAGTATTACCTTCTCCTTTCACAAATGATGATGCAGGAAAAGTAACCTATGCACTTTACCAATTGGGAACTGGATCCGCAACAACACTCGCAACTACTCCGAGTGTTGCACGTGCAAATGATAATACAGCTTCTGTCGACATCATTGACGGAACCGAATACAATTTCAGACAAAGTTCTTACCAAATCATTGTTGTGGACCGAGTGGCTCCATCGTATCAGTCTAGTTACTTGTCCTCTAATAGCCTTCGTGTTGACACTTCATCGGTTGCAACCAATTTATACGCTTCCAATCCTGTTGTTTACCAATTGAATGGTGTTGTCCTCCATAGTCCACGTGCAACAGTCACCGGTGTTGTAACCGATGCGGTTTCAACTTCCGTTGTCAGTGGAGCAACGATCACATTGGGTCGGTTAGTTGGTGGAAATTTCACTCCAGATGTGAAAAGAGACTGCTCTGGAGGTTTTGATGCTCCGAATTGTTCAGTTTCTTCCACAAGAACTGCTGGTAATGACCAAACAGTTGGATCTGTTTCTTCTCAAGCAAACGGTAGTTATAGTTTTCCTTTCCTTTCCCCAGGTTCTTACCATTTACGAGTCGAAAAAAATGGAATCACCACATACTTCCCAGTCGAAGTAGGAACAGGTGGCGGAACTGTTGTTGTGAACATTCCAGTGATTACAAATGACGGACGCGGAAACCTTTCTGGATCAGTGCGAACTCCTGGTGGATTTGCTTTCCTTGGAACTTATTCCTTGGAAATTGTGGATCCAAATGGAGGAACCTTACGTCCATCTGCAGGTGTCCAACCAGCATCCATCGCAACTGGCTCTACAATTTTCTCAAATGCAAGCCAATACACAATTTTTAATATCAATGCTGGCCGTTGGAAAGTTCGATTTGTATCTGCTGGATACCAAACTGTAGAAGGGATTGTAGACATCCAAGCGGATGTAACAACCAACTTTGATATCATTACTTTTGTTCCTGGAAGCCAAACAAGTGGAACGGTTTCTGGTCGAGCTTTATCTGCCCTTTACAATACGGGAGTGTGTAACCTAACAGCACGGATCCGTCCAGGTGTAAATGTGAAGTCGGGACCTTATGCGATTGATGCCAATGGAGTGACAATTCCATCTGTCAAAACCTCGACGGATGGGTCCTATGCCATTCCATCAGTTCCTCCTGGAAACTATACTCTAGAAGTTTCTGGAGCAGGAAAACGAGGTGATTGTACTTCTGTCCAAGAAAACTATTCCACAACCTACAGAACCGTTGTTTCCGCTGGATCGGAAACTCCTGCCAACCAAAACATTTTAGTCACACCAATCCTTGGTGATAACGAGATGAGAGTTGTCCTATCATGGGGTGCAAAACCAAGAGATTTGGATTCACATATGCAATATGGAAACCAAGCAAACGACCGCATCGTATGGAACAATAAAACTCCGTTAGGTGCAGGCAATGGAAGTTTGGACTATGATATCACAAGTGGATATGGCCCAGAAACCATTACAGTGCAAGGTTCTATCTGGAACCAACCGAATCGTTATTACAGTGTTTATAACTGGTCAGGTGAAGCAAGTATGGGAATCTCTGGTGCAACGGTAAGAATCTTCAAAGGAAGTGTTGGTGAAGTGAGAAATTATTCCATCGCACCAAACTATTCCAATCGTTGGTGGAAACTCTTCTGTATTGCTCAAGACAAATCCGTTACTGATGTTGGTGTTGGAAGTTGTAAAGCAACCAATTTCATTGAAAGATCGATGTATCAATAG
- a CDS encoding ABC transporter ATP-binding protein, with protein sequence MSEVVRFHSVSFVRNDKTILQNINFSLKQGESLAIVGRNGAGKTTLINLLFGYLWPTSGNVSAFGETYGDTPMAPLQNKMGIVQPGHQETLLQRLTAFEMVLTGVIGTLGLYKEPTPEQTKTASLSLKSIGLENKAHQQYQTLSSGEKMKVLLLRAFGEGKELLILDEPTAALDVTARVDFGRSLYSLKQNNPKLTRILITHRIEEIPEDFHKILLLKEGKVLAFGEKQSVFTDSNLSKLYDLNLSVSEKKGQYQLTVLS encoded by the coding sequence ATGAGTGAGGTAGTTCGGTTTCATTCTGTTTCGTTTGTTAGAAATGATAAAACCATTTTACAGAATATAAACTTTTCACTCAAACAAGGTGAGTCCTTAGCGATCGTTGGACGTAACGGAGCCGGAAAAACGACACTCATCAATTTACTATTTGGTTACCTATGGCCGACATCAGGAAATGTTTCAGCCTTTGGTGAAACATATGGAGACACCCCCATGGCTCCCTTACAAAATAAAATGGGCATTGTCCAACCAGGACACCAGGAAACTTTACTACAAAGACTCACTGCATTCGAAATGGTGCTAACAGGTGTAATTGGAACATTGGGTTTGTACAAAGAACCAACACCTGAACAAACAAAAACTGCATCCTTATCATTAAAATCAATTGGGTTAGAGAATAAAGCCCACCAACAGTACCAAACACTCTCTTCAGGAGAAAAAATGAAGGTACTCTTATTACGTGCGTTTGGTGAAGGAAAAGAATTACTGATATTGGATGAACCTACTGCTGCTCTCGATGTGACAGCAAGAGTAGATTTTGGCCGATCGTTATATTCTTTAAAACAAAACAATCCGAAACTCACAAGAATTCTGATCACACATCGAATCGAAGAAATCCCAGAAGATTTTCATAAAATTCTTTTGTTAAAAGAAGGAAAGGTTTTGGCATTTGGAGAAAAACAATCCGTCTTTACGGATTCAAATCTTTCAAAGTTGTATGATTTAAATCTTTCTGTAAGCGAAAAAAAAGGACAGTATCAACTTACTGTCCTTTCATAA
- a CDS encoding HDOD domain-containing protein: MNFKDIISQLETSKESRINFYFVTEEQNQEIYALLVHVMGYMDKLYLVEVIFTVLKELLMNANKANAKRDYFSREKLDIQNATDYAKGMSRFQENIIMKWNEQLERLDGGNYYISLLMKVEGKSIHFAVENNAPITKEELSRINRRIEVAKNYNDLSDAFTDVSDSTESAGLGLVLIQLLLKNSGIGSDKFKIFTNEKITRATLSVPDVTTPVEIQTDLKTKLLNEIDGLPPLPHSLTKIIQLCNNPDSDLHMISQEIERNPALSADLLKLSNSAFFANRSQVSSILQAVKVVGLKNLRNLLYVSGVRKIMDGQYGKMMDVWEHSSRCSYYARYLATENNHTNKIADIIAVCALLHDIGKFLLLSVDRGFFKKIETYQRGTDSGNSTLLEEMAIGLSHPQLGALLAEKWEFPQDLRVAIEYHHKPFLAPPELRDLVEVIYMANMMADFHEQKKGFYAIDKNLLAKFNLDNIDVFSAAVNKVEVLYKKTNE, from the coding sequence GTGAATTTTAAAGATATCATTTCTCAATTAGAAACTTCCAAAGAATCCAGAATTAATTTTTATTTTGTGACTGAAGAACAAAATCAGGAGATATACGCATTACTTGTCCATGTAATGGGGTATATGGACAAATTATATTTAGTGGAAGTCATTTTCACTGTCCTCAAAGAACTCCTGATGAATGCCAATAAGGCAAATGCAAAACGTGATTACTTTAGTCGTGAAAAATTGGACATCCAAAATGCCACTGATTATGCAAAAGGGATGTCAAGGTTCCAAGAAAACATCATCATGAAGTGGAACGAACAATTAGAGCGGTTAGATGGTGGAAATTATTACATAAGTTTACTCATGAAAGTGGAAGGAAAATCCATTCACTTCGCTGTTGAAAATAACGCGCCCATCACAAAAGAAGAATTATCAAGAATCAATCGTCGCATTGAAGTCGCTAAAAATTACAATGATTTATCCGATGCTTTCACTGATGTTTCCGATAGTACCGAATCAGCAGGTTTAGGATTAGTACTGATCCAATTACTTTTAAAAAATTCTGGAATCGGTTCTGATAAATTTAAAATTTTTACAAACGAGAAAATAACGCGCGCTACACTCAGTGTACCTGATGTTACAACTCCAGTCGAAATCCAAACAGACCTTAAAACCAAGTTATTAAATGAAATTGATGGCCTGCCTCCTCTACCACATTCATTGACCAAAATCATCCAACTCTGCAACAATCCAGATTCTGACCTTCACATGATTTCACAAGAAATTGAACGAAATCCTGCATTGTCTGCTGATTTACTAAAACTTTCCAATTCTGCTTTTTTTGCAAATCGCAGCCAAGTGAGTTCCATTTTACAAGCGGTAAAAGTAGTTGGATTAAAAAACCTCCGTAACCTTCTTTATGTTTCTGGTGTTCGAAAGATTATGGATGGCCAGTACGGCAAAATGATGGATGTATGGGAACACTCCAGTCGTTGCAGTTATTATGCACGTTATCTCGCAACAGAAAACAATCATACAAATAAAATTGCGGATATCATTGCCGTATGTGCACTGTTACATGATATAGGAAAATTTTTATTGTTATCTGTTGATAGAGGGTTTTTCAAAAAAATCGAAACCTATCAAAGAGGGACTGATTCTGGAAACTCAACTCTCCTTGAGGAGATGGCAATTGGACTTAGTCACCCACAACTTGGTGCATTACTTGCTGAAAAGTGGGAATTTCCACAAGACTTACGTGTTGCGATTGAATACCATCACAAACCATTTTTAGCTCCTCCAGAATTACGAGATCTGGTGGAAGTGATCTACATGGCAAATATGATGGCAGATTTCCATGAACAGAAAAAAGGATTTTATGCCATTGACAAAAACTTGTTAGCAAAGTTTAATTTAGACAACATCGATGTTTTTTCAGCTGCTGTGAATAAGGTAGAGGTATTGTATAAAAAAACAAATGAGTGA